GGTCGGCCCTGTCTGACCTGTCCGACGGGTCACGGCAGAACGGCCGCGGCCGCGCTGGCTGCCCTGCTGCTGCTGTGGGCGCCCGGTACCCTCTGGGCCCAGAAGCCGCCTCCCCGGTCGCCGGGCCAGGACCGACTCGTGGTGGGGCTCAAGGCGTTCGAGGACGGGTTCCACGACCTGGCGGCCAAGGAGCTTCGGGCGTTCCTGACGGCCGCCCCGGGCGATCCCCGCCGGGCCGAGGTGCTGGCGGTGCTGGCCCAGGCGGAGCTCCTGCGGGAGGACTGGCCCGGGGCGCGCCAGGCCCTGGGGGAGCTCGCCGCGGCGGGCGGCCCCGGAGCCCGGGAGGCGCCCTACTGGCTCGGGTGGGTTGCGGCCCGGGAGGCAAAGCTCGCCGAGGCCCTAGGGCACCTGGAGGCCTACCTGGGGCAGGAGGGGGGGGACCACCGGGCCGACGCCCTCTACCTCGCCGGGGATCTCGCCCGGCGGCTCGGAAAGGCCGCGGTCGCCGCCGGCCGCTTCGCCCGGTTCCTGGAGACGGCCGCTTCCGATCCCCGGCGCCCTTCCGCCTGGCTCGGGCTCGTGGAGGCCCGCGCGGGGGACGACCCGGCGGCGGCTCGGGAGGCGGCCCGCCGGGCCCTGGCCGAGCCGGGGGTGGCGGCCGATGCGCCGGCGGCGGAAGCCCTGGCCCTGGCGGGGATCGCGGCGGCCCGCGGCAGCGGCGACCCGGCCTCGGAGGCCCCGTTCTGGGCCTTCCTCGCCGGCCGCGCCCGGGACGGGGCGCTGCGCCAGCGGGCCCGCTACGAAGAGGGGGCGGCCCTGGCCCGGGTCGGCGACGGCCCCGATGGGCGAGCCGAAGCCCGAAGGGCGCTCCAGGCGTATCTGCTCGCGTCCCCCAAAGGTCCCCATGCCGCAACGGCCCACCTCCTCCTCGCGGACCTTGCCCAGAAGGCCCCCGGAGCGGACCGGGCACGCGCCCTGGAGCACCTGGAGGCGGCCCTGGGGTTTGCTACGGACCCTGCCGTCGCGCCTCGGGTGCTCGAGCTTCGCCGGGCGGCCCTGGGGCTCGCCCTGGCCACCGGGGACGGCGCCCGCGCCGCCGGCCACGCCCGGGCCCTCCTGGGCAGCGAGACGGCCTTACCCCCCGAAGACCGCGCCAGGGTACGCTTCGCCCTGGCGGGTGCCGCGCCCACGCCGGACGAAGCCCTGGTCCACTGGGACGCCGTGCCCGCCGCAACGGCCCCCTTCCGCGATGCCCGGCTCCTGGCCGCCCGGGCCCTCCTGGACGCGAACCGCCCGGCCGAGGCCTTGGCCCGCCTGGAGCCCCTCCTGGGGGCCGAGGACCCGGGGTCGGAAGCCCACCTCACGGCCCTGGCGGCGGCCGAGGCGGCGGGGGACCATCCCCGCGTAGCCGCCCTCGCCGGGCACCTCGCCGAGCGCTTACCCCCGGGAACGTCCCCGGCCGAGCTTCTCCACCGTCGGGCCCTGGCGCTCCAGGCCGCCGGGGACGAGACCGGGTACGCGCAGGCACTGGAAGCCCTGGCCGCCCACGGCCCCGGCGACCCCCGGGGGGCCTGGGCCGCAGCCGAGCTCGCCGCGCGCGCCTTCGGGCAGGGGCAGTGGGAAGAGGTACTGCGCTGGAGCCGGGCGGGCCCTCCGGGTGCCCCAACCTACCGGGAAGCCGAGGCCCTGTACCGCCTGGGACGCACTGGCGAGGCACAAACCGCCTTCGAGACCCTGGCGTCCCGGGAGGGCCCCGACCGGGCCCCGGCCCTGGCCCGCCTGGGCACCCTGCGCGACCAGGCCGGCGACGCCCGGGGAGCGGCCGAGGCCTACCGCGCGGCGCTCGCCGCGGGCCTGCCGGGCGAGGCAGCCGTTTGGGTCCAAGAGCGGCTGAAAGCCCTGGCTGGCGAGGAGCGGGAAGGACAACGGTGAGGGCGCCTCGGGCAGAAATCGGTCCCGTCTGCGGCGCCCCGCCCAGGCCAAACCGGCGCACCCAATGAGAGAGGGGGCCCGTGCGGGCCCCCTCTCGACGCGTCCTCCGGGGAGCACGTCACTTCTTGACGGGGACCACCACGTAGAGGGTTCCCTGGCCCCTCTTGACGAGGAAGAGCACGCTCTCCTTGCTCTTGGTGTCTTGGAGGGCGGTTCGGTAGGCCGCCAGGTCGGCCACTTCCTTCTGGTTGACCTCCAGGATTACGTCGCCCCGGCGCAGGCCCGCGCCCGCGGCGGGTCCCCCGGGCTCCACCGCCGCGACTATGAGCCCCCGGTCCACGTCCACCTCCAGGTGGGCCTTGAGCTCGGGGGTAATCTCCTGCACGGTGAGCCCCAGGCCCTGCTCCGCGGCCGGTTCGGCCTCGGCCACCGTCTCATCCTTCAGCTCGCCCAGGGTGACCGTGAAGGTCTTGCGCTCGCCCTTGCGCAGCACCACCACCTGGACTTCCGAGCCCGGCGCCCGCTGGGCCACCAGGCGGGGGAGCTCGTTCATCCGGCCCACCGCCGCCCCGTCGAACTCCAGGATCACGTCGCCGCGCAGGAGCCCCGCCTTCTCTGCGGGCCCGCCCGCCGTGACCCCGCCCACCAGGGCGCCCCGGGGCTCGTCCAGGCCGAACTGCTTCGCAAGCTCGGGGGTGAGCTGCTGGATCATCACCCCCAGCCAGCCCCGGGTCACCTTGCCCGAGTCCTTGAGCTGGGTAACGACCTCCCGGGCCATGTTCACGGGAATCGCAAAGCCGATGCCCGTGCCCCCCGCCACGATGGCCGTGTTGATGCCCACCACCCTGCCCTTGGCGTCGAAGAGGGGACCGCCGGAGTTGCCCGGGTTGATGGCGGCATCGGTCTGGAGGAAGTTGTCGTAGGAGCCGGCGCCGATCACCCGCCCCTTGGCGCTCACGATGCCCGCCGTGACGGTGTGGCCGTAGCCGAAGGGGTTGCCGATGGCCATGACCCAGTCGCCCACCCGAATGGCGTCCGAGTCCCCCAGCTCCGCCGGGTGGAGCTGGGCGCCCTTGGGGTCGATCTTGATGAGCGCCAGGTCCGTCTTGGGGTCGGTGCCCACCACGGTGGCGGCGAATTCCACGTCGTCGGAGAGCTTGACCACGATCTCGTCGGCATTGCGGATCACGTGGTGGTTGGTGATGACGTAGCCCTCCGCGTCCAGGATGAACCCGGAGCCCAGGCTCTGGGAGCGGAACTCCCGGGGGGCTTCCTCCCCGAAGAACCGCCGGAAGAACTCTTCGCCAAAAAACTCCCGGAAGGGATCGCGGCCCCCCCGCGGCGGGGCACGAAACGGAGAGGCCTGGCGCACCGTGCCCGAAGTGGAGATGTTCACCACGCTGGGACCCAGCCGCTCGGCCAGGGGTGCAAAGGATTCGGGAGCGGGCGCCGCCCCGGGGGCCGTGGCGGTCAGCCCCAGGGCCAGCACGCCGGCCAACAGGGAAAAGAGCATCTTCGTCTTCATGGTCGAACCTCCTTGCAGCGGAAGCTGCCCTCGCACAATCCAAGCGGTAAGCTAAGGCCCCCAGATGAGAGCTGCCTGAGAGCGCCATGAGATCTTTCTCATGGCGGCCGCGGGCGTGCACCGGGCAGCGCGATCCGGAAACCTACATGCGCTCGGGCACGCCGATTCCCAGCAGATCCAGCACCTGGAGGAGGATGCGCACCGACAGGTCGCACAGGCCCAGCCACGAGGCCTGCCGAGCCGCGTCGCCCTCGCTCAGGATGTGGTGCTCCTGGTAGAAGCGGGTAAAGGCCGTGGCCAGCTCGTAGGCATACTCGCACAGGATGTTGGGGGCCCGGTGTTCGAAGGCGGCGGCCACAACGTCGGGCAGCCGCGCCGCCACGAGCATCACGCCCCGCTCGGCGTCGCCCCCCGGGGGCAGCAGCGCGCCGGGGGCGAGCCCGGCCTCGGCGGCCTTCCGGAGGATCGACCGGCTGCGCACCGCGGTGTAGAGCAGGTAGGGGCCGGTGCGCCCCTCGAAGGCCGAGAAGCGCTCCAGGTCGAACACGTAGTCCTTGGCCCGATGGTTGGAGAGGTCGGCGTACTTCAGGGTGGCCACCCCCACCCGGTGGGCGATCCGCTCCACCTCGTCCGGGGGGTAGTCCCGGGCGACCCCGGCCTCCCGGATGCGCTCCCGGGCCTTGTCGGTCACCAGGTCCAGGAGATCCCGGAGCTTCATGACCCCCCCCGCCCGCGTCTTGAAGGGCCGGCCGTCGGGCCCGTTCATGGTGCCGAAGCCGATGTGCTCCAGGCCCAACCCGGCGGGGACGATCCCGGCCTTGCGCGCGGCGCGGAAGACCTGCACGAAGTGGTCGGCCTGGCGCTTGTCCACCACGTAGAGCACGAGCTCGGCGCCGAGCTCCTGCACTCGCTGGTCCAGCGTAGCGAGGTCGGTGGTGCCGTAGAGGGCGGCGCCGTCGGACTTGAGGAGGAGCAGCGGAGGGATCTCCTTGGCGTCACCGGGCTCCGCCACGTCGACCACCAGCGCTCCCTCGCTCTCCCGGGCGTGGCCCTCCCCGCGCAGGCGCTCCACCAGATTCGGGATGCGAGCCTGGGCGTCGCTCTCCCCGAGCCAGAGGTCGAAATCCACCCCAAGCCGCCCGTAGTCGGCCTGGAGCTCGGCCACCGACACGTCCACCAGGTGCCGCCACAGGGCGCGGTAGCCCGGACGCCCCTGCTGGAGCTCGAAGGTCGCCTGGCGCGCCCTCTCGGCGAAGCCGGGGTCGTCCTTGGCCCGTTGGCTCGCGGTGGGGTAGAGCTCTTCGAGCTCGCCGGACGTGACCGGGGGCTCGGGGGGGAAGGGTCCGCAGGACTCGGGCTCGAAGTAGGGGAGATCCGGCTGGCGACGGGCGAGCTCGGCGATCACCATCCCCATCTGGAGGCCCCAGTCCCCCAGGTGCACGTCGCCCACCACATCGTGGCCGAGGAAGCGGGCCACGCGCTTGAGGCTCTCGCCGATGATGGCGGCCCGCAGGTGCCCCACGTGCATGGGCTTGGCGATGTTGGGGCCCCCGTAGTCGAGGACGATCCGGCGGGCCTGGAGCACGGCGGCGCACCCGAGCCGCGGATCGGCCTCCATCTCGCCCGCGTGGGCCGCCAGGTAGGCGTCGGTGAGGGTGAGGTTGAGGAAGCCCGGCCCGGCCAGGGAGACGTCGCGAAAGACCTGGGGCAGATCCAGGTGCTGCACCACCTTCTCGGCAAGCTGCCGAGGGTTGGCTCGGGCCGCCTTTGCGGCTGGAAGCGCCCCGTTGCACTGGAACTGGCCCAGGTCGGGACGGGCCGAGACCACGACCTCGCCGTAGGAGGGGTCGACGCCGGCGGCCTCGAAGGCCCCGGCCACCAGGGAGGTGAGTTTCGCGCTCAGGGGCTTCAAGGGGCATCCTCCGGAATCTGGCGCGGGCCGCCAGCCTGGGTGGGTGCTGCGGTTCGGTGCGAAGGAGGGCCTTTCCTACCCCAGACGGGCGCCGCTGTAAAGGCCGCTTCCGGCACCTCGGCGCCGTCCGGGGATCGCGGAACCGGCGGGCCGCCGCGCCCGAAGGGGACTACCGCGATGGGCGGTCGCCGGTCTCGGCCCCTTCGGGCGCGCCCACCGGCGCGGCCGGCCCCTGCGCGGCCGGAGCGCCGGCGCCCTCGGCCGAGCGGACCACCTGGCTCAGCTCCGCCATCCGGATCGCAACCCGGGTCGAACGCTCGGCGATGCGCAGCATGCTGCGAAGCTCTTCGAAGGCCGGATTGAGGTGGAGCACCGGAATCTGCCGGCGCACGCCCGCCTCGAGGAGCGCCGTCTTCAGGCCTCGCCAAGACTCGCGCAGAGCGGCGTACTCCCCCTCGAGAACCTCTCCCGAGAAGTCGGGGCGATGGGGGTCGCACCGGGAGAGGAAGGCCAGCACGGCTTCCCGGTAGGCAACCAGGCTGCCGCGAAGCGGCGTATCCATCCGCGAGAGGGCCTCCACGGCCTCGCTGTTCTCCGCGGCGTCCCGCGCCAGCGCCGCCATCTCCTCGATATAGTTGGCGATGCGCAGCACCAGGGGCAGGTGCCGGGCCACAGGCAGGGTCACCCGCTCCGCCTCCAGCCGACCCACGGCGCGCTCCACGGAAGCGACCAGCCGGGTCAACGCCTCGTGGCGCTCACCCAGCGCCCGGGGGGTCTCCCTTTCGAAGGCGATGGCCGAGCGGGCGTACTCACGGGAGAGCTCCGCCATCCGGTCCAACTCCAGGACGAAAGCGTCCAGGGCAAACACCGGAGCCGTCATGACCTCCCGGTCCAGGTACCGGGGCCGCCCGGTCTGCTCGGCCGCCGAGACGAAGCGGCGGGACAGAAAGTCCGCCAGCCGCCCCGTGAAGGGCCACTGCACCGCAACGCCGAGCACGGTGAACAGGGTGTGGAACGCCGCGATGGCCAGCCCCGGCGCCACCGCCCACTCCAGGGCCGACGCCCCCGAGGCCAGTGTCCGGGCATAGAGGGGCAGCAATAGGAGGCCCACCCCGGCATTGGCGGCGTTGATGATCAGATGGGCCAGGGCCACCCGGCGTCCGTTGGGGGAGGCTCCGATGGAGACCAGGGCCGAGGTCGAGGTGGTGGCCACGGTCGCCCCCACCACCATGGCGCCCCCGCCCGCCACGTCGACCACCCCCCCGGCGGCGGCCGTCAGGGTGAGCGCCACGGCGGCACTCGAGGATTGGGTAAAGAGGGCCATCAGGAAGCCGACCCCGAGGAAGGCCAGGAGGCCCAGGGGATTCCGGGGCGAGAGCTCCGCCATGTCCAGGAGCGGGGCGGCGCCCGAAAACGCCTCCCGCAGCACCCCGACACCGACGAAGAACAGACCGAACCCGGCCAGGGCCTCGCCGGCTGCACCCGCCCGCCGCGAGGGGCCGAGCAGGCGCACCAGCATCCCCACCCCGATGAGGGGGTAGGCGATGGAGCCTACCTTGAAGGGCGACCCCACGGAGGCCACCAGCCACCCGGTCACGGTGGTGCCCACCGCGGCGCCGTAGACGATGCTGACGGCCTGGTAGAGCTCGAGGAATCCCGCGTTGACGAAGCCGATCGCGGCCACGGTCACCGCGCTGGAGGACTGGACGAGCCCGGTGACCAGGGCGCCAAAGGCGACCCCCCGCATGGGCGTGCGGGTGGATCGGGCCAGGAGGTCGCGCAGCGCGCTCCCCGCCGCCACCTTGAGGCCTTCGGTAA
The nucleotide sequence above comes from Thermodesulfobacteriota bacterium. Encoded proteins:
- a CDS encoding DegQ family serine endoprotease: MKTKMLFSLLAGVLALGLTATAPGAAPAPESFAPLAERLGPSVVNISTSGTVRQASPFRAPPRGGRDPFREFFGEEFFRRFFGEEAPREFRSQSLGSGFILDAEGYVITNHHVIRNADEIVVKLSDDVEFAATVVGTDPKTDLALIKIDPKGAQLHPAELGDSDAIRVGDWVMAIGNPFGYGHTVTAGIVSAKGRVIGAGSYDNFLQTDAAINPGNSGGPLFDAKGRVVGINTAIVAGGTGIGFAIPVNMAREVVTQLKDSGKVTRGWLGVMIQQLTPELAKQFGLDEPRGALVGGVTAGGPAEKAGLLRGDVILEFDGAAVGRMNELPRLVAQRAPGSEVQVVVLRKGERKTFTVTLGELKDETVAEAEPAAEQGLGLTVQEITPELKAHLEVDVDRGLIVAAVEPGGPAAGAGLRRGDVILEVNQKEVADLAAYRTALQDTKSKESVLFLVKRGQGTLYVVVPVKK
- the argS gene encoding arginine--tRNA ligase; translated protein: MKPLSAKLTSLVAGAFEAAGVDPSYGEVVVSARPDLGQFQCNGALPAAKAARANPRQLAEKVVQHLDLPQVFRDVSLAGPGFLNLTLTDAYLAAHAGEMEADPRLGCAAVLQARRIVLDYGGPNIAKPMHVGHLRAAIIGESLKRVARFLGHDVVGDVHLGDWGLQMGMVIAELARRQPDLPYFEPESCGPFPPEPPVTSGELEELYPTASQRAKDDPGFAERARQATFELQQGRPGYRALWRHLVDVSVAELQADYGRLGVDFDLWLGESDAQARIPNLVERLRGEGHARESEGALVVDVAEPGDAKEIPPLLLLKSDGAALYGTTDLATLDQRVQELGAELVLYVVDKRQADHFVQVFRAARKAGIVPAGLGLEHIGFGTMNGPDGRPFKTRAGGVMKLRDLLDLVTDKARERIREAGVARDYPPDEVERIAHRVGVATLKYADLSNHRAKDYVFDLERFSAFEGRTGPYLLYTAVRSRSILRKAAEAGLAPGALLPPGGDAERGVMLVAARLPDVVAAAFEHRAPNILCEYAYELATAFTRFYQEHHILSEGDAARQASWLGLCDLSVRILLQVLDLLGIGVPERM
- a CDS encoding Na/Pi symporter → MWATAGMLLGGLGLFLLAIALITEGLKVAAGSALRDLLARSTRTPMRGVAFGALVTGLVQSSSAVTVAAIGFVNAGFLELYQAVSIVYGAAVGTTVTGWLVASVGSPFKVGSIAYPLIGVGMLVRLLGPSRRAGAAGEALAGFGLFFVGVGVLREAFSGAAPLLDMAELSPRNPLGLLAFLGVGFLMALFTQSSSAAVALTLTAAAGGVVDVAGGGAMVVGATVATTSTSALVSIGASPNGRRVALAHLIINAANAGVGLLLLPLYARTLASGASALEWAVAPGLAIAAFHTLFTVLGVAVQWPFTGRLADFLSRRFVSAAEQTGRPRYLDREVMTAPVFALDAFVLELDRMAELSREYARSAIAFERETPRALGERHEALTRLVASVERAVGRLEAERVTLPVARHLPLVLRIANYIEEMAALARDAAENSEAVEALSRMDTPLRGSLVAYREAVLAFLSRCDPHRPDFSGEVLEGEYAALRESWRGLKTALLEAGVRRQIPVLHLNPAFEELRSMLRIAERSTRVAIRMAELSQVVRSAEGAGAPAAQGPAAPVGAPEGAETGDRPSR